The following are encoded in a window of Saccharothrix longispora genomic DNA:
- a CDS encoding type 1 glutamine amidotransferase, which translates to MTTSKVQIALVLPDLLGTYGDFGNAVVLEKRMTWRGIAAEIVTVRFGEPVPDSCDIYVVGGGEDTAQTLAVRHLREHPGMQRAAARGAVVLGVCAGIQIFGESFTRADQVTHPGLGLLDSTSHAGGSRAIGEVVATPANGLFEGVLTGFENHQGRTVLGPSAQPLAHVKVGTGNDGSVEGAVQGRILCTYLHGPVLPRNPQIADLLIEWATGVKPAPLELADVTRLRAERTKAAGL; encoded by the coding sequence GTGACGACGTCCAAGGTCCAGATCGCCCTGGTGCTGCCCGACCTGCTCGGCACCTACGGCGACTTCGGCAACGCGGTCGTGCTGGAGAAGCGCATGACGTGGCGCGGCATCGCCGCGGAGATCGTCACGGTGCGGTTCGGCGAGCCGGTGCCCGACTCGTGCGACATCTACGTGGTCGGCGGCGGCGAGGACACCGCGCAGACGCTGGCCGTGCGGCACCTGCGGGAGCACCCGGGCATGCAGCGGGCGGCGGCGCGCGGCGCGGTGGTCCTCGGCGTGTGCGCGGGCATCCAGATCTTCGGCGAGTCGTTCACCCGGGCCGACCAGGTCACGCACCCCGGTCTGGGCCTGCTCGACTCGACGTCGCACGCGGGTGGCAGCCGGGCGATCGGCGAGGTGGTCGCGACGCCCGCGAACGGCCTGTTCGAAGGAGTCCTGACGGGCTTCGAGAACCACCAGGGCCGTACCGTGCTCGGGCCGTCCGCGCAGCCGCTGGCGCACGTCAAGGTGGGCACCGGCAACGACGGCTCGGTGGAGGGCGCGGTGCAGGGGCGCATCCTGTGCACCTACCTGCACGGTCCCGTACTGCCGCGCAACCCGCAGATCGCCGACCTGCTGATCGAGTGGGCGACGGGCGTCAAGCCGGCTCCGCTCGAACTGGCCGACGTGACCCGCCTGCGAGCCGAACGCACCAAGGCCGCCGGCCTCTGA